A genomic region of Bradyrhizobium sp. ORS 278 contains the following coding sequences:
- a CDS encoding cupin domain-containing protein, with the protein MADVKGSEPIGIVFTDDGLVPNNPMPFLVYREAIALDRGDPAASIERMFAGNGWGDMWRNGVYDYLHYHATVHEALGVASGTARVRFGGDQGRELELAPGDVAILPAGTGHQCISASADFCIVGAYPPGPQMQITRPTPENHARALRTIPEVPLPETDPVRGASGPLTRLWHRAR; encoded by the coding sequence ATGGCCGACGTGAAAGGCAGTGAGCCGATCGGCATTGTCTTTACCGATGACGGACTGGTGCCGAACAACCCGATGCCGTTCCTCGTGTACCGAGAGGCCATCGCCCTCGACCGCGGCGATCCCGCGGCCAGCATCGAGCGCATGTTCGCCGGCAATGGCTGGGGCGACATGTGGCGTAACGGCGTTTATGACTATCTGCACTATCACGCGACCGTGCACGAGGCGCTCGGCGTCGCCAGTGGCACGGCCCGCGTGCGCTTCGGCGGCGATCAGGGGCGCGAACTCGAGCTCGCGCCAGGTGACGTTGCCATCCTGCCGGCCGGCACGGGACATCAATGCATCTCGGCGAGTGCGGATTTCTGCATCGTCGGCGCCTACCCGCCCGGGCCTCAGATGCAGATCACCAGGCCAACGCCGGAGAACCACGCCCGCGCATTACGGACCATTCCGGAGGTGCCGCTGCCCGAGACCGATCCGGTGCGTGGCGCGAGCGGCCCGCTCACCCGCTTGTGGCACCGTGCGCGCTGA
- a CDS encoding DUF6691 family protein — MIILIQFIIGLVVGLGLLLSGMSNPERVLSFLDLAAIRTGGWDPSLMVVMAGAVGTAFIGFRLVFRRQRPLLADRFHLPHTQTLDWRIATGPAIFGIGWGLAGICPGPAFVGLGYGSPAIVLFVIAMMIGMAAARVLANRQPSLGAAVAE, encoded by the coding sequence ATGATCATCCTGATCCAGTTCATCATCGGACTTGTCGTCGGACTTGGGCTGCTGCTCTCCGGCATGTCCAATCCGGAAAGAGTGCTGAGCTTTCTCGATCTCGCCGCGATCCGTACCGGTGGCTGGGATCCTAGCCTGATGGTCGTGATGGCCGGCGCCGTCGGCACAGCCTTCATCGGCTTCCGGCTCGTCTTCCGACGGCAACGCCCGCTGCTCGCCGATCGCTTCCATCTGCCGCACACGCAGACATTGGATTGGCGTATCGCCACCGGACCTGCCATTTTCGGCATCGGCTGGGGCCTTGCCGGCATCTGCCCGGGCCCCGCCTTCGTCGGGCTCGGCTACGGCTCGCCGGCAATCGTGCTGTTCGTGATCGCCATGATGATCGGGATGGCCGCGGCGCGCGTGCTGGCGAACCGCCAGCCGTCGCTCGGTGCTGCGGTTGCGGAATAA
- a CDS encoding YeeE/YedE family protein yields MTSEYEVLTALAGGVLIGIAAVLMMGLTGRIAGVSGIAARLLPPWDGTLAGRFAFIGGLIAATLMVRLATGSLPPLRLQAGPMALVLAGLLVGFGAVWGNGCTSGHGVCGIASLSPRSILATLVFMATAVATTFLVRHVM; encoded by the coding sequence ATGACCAGCGAATATGAGGTCTTGACCGCGCTCGCGGGCGGCGTCCTGATCGGGATCGCGGCCGTTCTGATGATGGGCCTGACAGGCCGGATCGCCGGAGTGAGCGGGATCGCCGCCCGGCTGCTGCCGCCTTGGGATGGCACGCTCGCCGGCCGGTTCGCCTTCATCGGCGGCCTGATCGCCGCAACCCTGATGGTGCGGCTCGCGACGGGCAGCCTGCCGCCTCTGCGTCTCCAGGCCGGCCCGATGGCACTCGTGCTGGCGGGATTGCTGGTCGGCTTCGGCGCGGTCTGGGGCAATGGCTGCACCTCTGGCCATGGCGTCTGCGGCATTGCCAGCCTGTCGCCGCGTTCCATCCTGGCCACGCTGGTGTTCATGGCCACCGCGGTCGCAACCACTTTCCTCGTCCGGCATGTGATGTGA
- the carB gene encoding carbamoyl-phosphate synthase large subunit, with amino-acid sequence MPKRTDISTILIIGAGPIVIGQACEFDYSGTQAVKALKEEGYRVVLVNSNPATIMTDPELADATYIEPITPEIVAKIIEKERNVIPGGFALLPTMGGQTALNCALSLRRQGTLEKFDVEMIGATADAIDKAEDRQLFRNAMEKIGLQTPKSRLANASALKKQYRDKYHAEREKLTGAARDELDRQWTLGENDRRKRYQEYALGEALMALSEIGLPAIIRPSFTMGGTGGGIAYNKEEFLDIIERGLDASPTNEVLIEESVLGWKEYEMEVVRDKKDNCIIVCSIENLDPMGVHTGDSITVAPALTLTDKEYQIMRDASLAVLREIGVETGGSNVQFGVNPADGRMVVIEMNPRVSRSSALASKATGFPIAKVAAKLAVGYTLDEIANDITGGATPASFEPTIDYVVTKIPRFAFEKFPGASTTLTTSMKSVGEVMAIGRTFQESLQKALRGLETGLTGLDEIDIEGLGRGDDKNAIRAALGTPTPNRILQVAQAIRLGWSDEEIFNSCKIDPWFLAQMRGIVEMEDKVRRHGLPPNAVGMRTLKAMGFSDARLAVLANTTEAEVAAKRQALGVRPAFKRIDTCAAEFASPTAYMYSSYETPFAGQLGDESAPSDKKKVIILGGGPNRIGQGIEFDYCCCHACFALADAGYETIMVNCNPETVSTDYDTADRLYFEPLTAEDVLEIIATERQNGTVHGVIVQFGGQTPLKLARALEAADVPILGTSPEAIDLAEDRDRFKRILDKLHLKQPKNGIAYSVEQARLVAADLGLPLVVRPSYVLGGRAMQIIREDNQLSDYLLGTLPELVPADVKARYPNDKTGQINTVLGKNPLLFDRYLSDATEVDVDCLSDGKDTFVVGIMEHIEEAGIHSGDSACSLPPHSLDEATIAELERQTRELALGLDVVGLMNVQYAIKDGTIYVLEVNPRASRTVPFVAKVVGTPVAKIAARIMAGEKLADFGLTKRALKHVGVKESVFPFARFPGVDTVLGPEMRSTGEVMGIDRSFAVAFAKSQLGGGTRVPRKGTVFVSVRESDKARITEVVRMLHDHGFKVVATSGTQRFLVDQGVPTEKINKVLEGRPHIVDAITNGDIQLVFNTTEGPQALADSRSLRRAALLHKVPYYTTLSGAVAAAQGIRAYLGGDLEVRTLQSYFSEN; translated from the coding sequence ATGCCGAAACGCACCGACATCTCCACCATCCTGATCATTGGCGCCGGTCCGATCGTGATCGGCCAGGCCTGCGAGTTCGATTATTCGGGCACGCAGGCGGTGAAGGCGCTGAAGGAGGAGGGCTATCGCGTCGTCCTCGTCAATTCCAATCCGGCAACGATCATGACGGACCCGGAATTGGCCGACGCGACCTATATCGAGCCGATCACGCCCGAGATCGTTGCCAAGATCATCGAGAAGGAGCGCAACGTCATTCCCGGCGGCTTCGCGCTGCTGCCGACCATGGGCGGACAGACCGCGCTGAACTGCGCGCTGTCGCTGCGCCGGCAAGGCACCTTGGAGAAGTTCGACGTCGAGATGATCGGCGCCACCGCTGACGCGATCGACAAGGCTGAAGACCGCCAGCTGTTCCGCAACGCGATGGAGAAGATCGGGCTGCAGACGCCGAAGTCGCGCCTCGCCAATGCCTCCGCGCTGAAGAAGCAGTATCGCGACAAATATCATGCCGAGCGCGAGAAGCTCACCGGCGCCGCGCGCGACGAGCTCGACCGGCAATGGACGCTCGGCGAAAACGATCGCCGCAAGCGCTACCAGGAATATGCTCTCGGCGAGGCGCTGATGGCGCTGTCCGAGATCGGCCTGCCCGCGATCATCCGTCCATCCTTCACGATGGGCGGCACCGGCGGCGGCATCGCCTACAACAAGGAAGAATTCCTCGACATCATCGAGCGCGGTCTCGACGCCTCCCCCACCAACGAAGTGCTGATCGAAGAGTCGGTGCTCGGGTGGAAGGAGTACGAGATGGAAGTCGTCCGCGACAAAAAGGACAACTGCATCATCGTCTGCTCGATCGAGAACCTCGATCCGATGGGCGTGCACACCGGCGACTCCATCACCGTCGCGCCGGCGCTGACCTTGACCGACAAGGAATACCAGATCATGCGCGACGCCTCGCTCGCGGTGCTGCGCGAGATCGGCGTCGAGACCGGCGGCTCCAACGTGCAGTTCGGCGTCAACCCGGCCGACGGCCGCATGGTCGTCATCGAGATGAACCCGCGCGTGTCGCGCTCCTCGGCGTTGGCATCGAAAGCGACCGGCTTCCCGATCGCCAAGGTCGCGGCCAAGCTCGCGGTCGGCTACACTCTCGACGAGATCGCCAACGACATCACCGGCGGCGCCACGCCTGCGTCGTTCGAACCGACCATCGACTACGTCGTCACCAAGATTCCGCGCTTCGCCTTCGAGAAATTCCCGGGCGCCTCGACCACGCTGACCACGTCGATGAAGTCGGTCGGCGAAGTCATGGCGATCGGCCGCACCTTCCAGGAGAGCTTGCAGAAGGCGCTGCGCGGTCTGGAGACCGGACTCACCGGCCTCGACGAGATCGACATCGAGGGGCTCGGCCGCGGCGACGACAAGAACGCGATCCGCGCCGCCCTGGGGACGCCGACTCCGAACCGCATCCTGCAGGTGGCGCAAGCCATCCGCCTCGGGTGGTCCGACGAGGAGATCTTCAACTCCTGCAAGATCGATCCCTGGTTCCTGGCGCAGATGCGCGGCATCGTCGAGATGGAGGACAAGGTTCGCCGTCACGGCCTGCCGCCGAATGCGGTGGGCATGCGCACGCTGAAGGCCATGGGCTTCTCTGATGCGCGGCTCGCGGTGCTGGCCAACACCACTGAAGCCGAGGTCGCTGCCAAGCGGCAGGCGCTGGGCGTTCGTCCGGCATTCAAGCGCATCGACACCTGCGCTGCGGAGTTCGCCTCGCCCACAGCATACATGTATTCGAGCTACGAGACGCCCTTTGCTGGCCAGCTCGGCGACGAAAGCGCGCCGTCGGACAAGAAGAAGGTGATCATCCTTGGCGGCGGTCCGAACCGGATCGGCCAGGGCATCGAGTTCGATTATTGCTGCTGCCATGCCTGCTTCGCGCTGGCCGATGCCGGCTACGAGACCATCATGGTCAACTGCAATCCGGAGACGGTGTCGACAGACTACGACACCGCCGACCGGCTGTATTTCGAGCCGCTGACGGCCGAGGACGTGCTCGAGATCATCGCGACCGAGCGCCAGAACGGCACCGTCCATGGCGTGATCGTGCAGTTCGGCGGCCAGACTCCACTCAAGCTCGCGCGCGCGCTGGAAGCCGCCGACGTGCCGATCCTCGGCACGTCGCCTGAGGCGATCGACCTCGCGGAGGACCGTGACCGGTTCAAGCGCATCCTCGACAAGCTGCATCTGAAACAGCCGAAGAACGGCATCGCCTACTCTGTCGAGCAGGCGCGTCTCGTCGCCGCCGATCTCGGCCTGCCGCTGGTGGTGCGCCCGTCCTACGTGCTCGGCGGCCGCGCGATGCAGATCATCCGCGAGGACAACCAGCTCAGCGACTACCTGCTCGGCACCCTGCCCGAGCTGGTGCCGGCCGACGTCAAGGCGCGCTATCCCAACGACAAGACCGGCCAGATCAACACGGTGCTCGGCAAGAACCCGCTGCTGTTCGACCGCTATCTCTCCGATGCGACCGAGGTCGACGTCGACTGCCTCTCCGACGGCAAGGACACCTTCGTCGTCGGCATCATGGAGCACATTGAGGAAGCCGGCATCCATTCCGGCGATTCCGCCTGTTCGCTGCCGCCGCATTCGCTCGATGAGGCGACCATCGCCGAGCTGGAGCGGCAGACCCGCGAGCTCGCCCTGGGCCTCGACGTCGTCGGCCTGATGAACGTGCAGTACGCCATCAAGGACGGGACGATCTACGTGCTGGAGGTCAATCCGCGCGCCTCGCGCACGGTGCCCTTTGTCGCCAAAGTGGTCGGCACGCCCGTCGCCAAGATCGCGGCACGAATCATGGCCGGCGAGAAGCTGGCCGATTTCGGCCTGACCAAGCGCGCGCTCAAGCATGTCGGCGTCAAGGAGTCGGTCTTTCCGTTCGCCCGCTTCCCCGGCGTCGACACCGTGCTCGGCCCGGAGATGCGCTCGACCGGCGAGGTGATGGGCATCGACCGCTCCTTCGCCGTGGCCTTCGCCAAGAGCCAGCTCGGCGGCGGCACCCGCGTGCCGCGCAAGGGCACGGTGTTCGTCTCGGTGCGCGAGAGCGACAAGGCCCGAATCACCGAGGTCGTGCGGATGCTCCACGACCACGGCTTCAAGGTCGTCGCGACGTCCGGGACCCAGCGTTTCCTGGTCGATCAGGGCGTCCCGACCGAGAAGATCAACAAGGTGCTGGAAGGCCGGCCGCATATCGTGGACGCCATCACCAATGGCGACATCCAGCTGGTCTTCAACACCACGGAGGGGCCGCAGGCGCTCGCCGACAGCCGCTCGCTGCGGCGCGCTGCCCTCTTGCATAAAGTGCCGTATTACACCACTCTTTCGGGTGCCGTGGCGGCCGCGCAAGGCATCCGTGCCTATCTCGGGGGAGACCTTGAGGTCCGCACCTTGCAGAGTTACTTTTCCGAAAACTGA
- a CDS encoding class I SAM-dependent methyltransferase, protein MDDWIDYYDSTHTIYASKLHRDLHFQGIARDIVSYIPAPDAVVLDYSCGEALSAAKVADSCMTLILAEPAPGVRGRLIARFAPNTKIRVRSLDELRNMQEASIDLVVMNSVAQYMSESEFDTALGVIRRLLKPSGKFVLGDILRPEVGMARDVLALLRFAARDGFLRDALVGLVATALSDYRQLRTKVGLQRYSEADMLARLKRAGFSAVRAPKNIGHNPWRMTFVARPMAGTR, encoded by the coding sequence ATGGACGACTGGATCGACTATTACGATTCCACACACACGATCTATGCGAGCAAGTTGCACCGGGACCTGCACTTTCAAGGGATCGCGCGCGACATCGTCAGCTATATCCCCGCGCCGGATGCTGTTGTCCTCGACTATTCCTGCGGTGAGGCGCTTTCGGCCGCCAAGGTCGCAGACTCCTGCATGACCCTGATCCTGGCGGAACCCGCGCCCGGCGTGCGCGGGCGGCTGATCGCGCGGTTTGCCCCGAACACCAAGATCCGGGTCCGCTCCCTGGACGAGCTGCGCAACATGCAGGAGGCGTCCATCGATCTCGTCGTGATGAACTCCGTCGCGCAATACATGAGCGAGAGCGAATTCGACACGGCGCTGGGCGTCATCAGGCGGCTGTTGAAGCCTTCGGGGAAGTTCGTCCTCGGCGACATCCTCCGGCCGGAGGTCGGCATGGCTCGCGACGTGCTGGCGCTGCTGCGGTTCGCCGCGCGCGACGGCTTCCTCAGGGATGCCCTGGTGGGTCTGGTCGCCACGGCCCTGTCGGATTATCGGCAGCTGCGGACCAAGGTCGGCCTGCAGCGCTACAGCGAGGCCGACATGCTGGCGCGGCTCAAGAGGGCCGGCTTCAGCGCGGTTCGGGCGCCGAAGAATATCGGCCACAATCCCTGGCGGATGACCTTCGTGGCGCGACCGATGGCTGGAACGCGCTGA
- a CDS encoding helix-turn-helix transcriptional regulator, which produces MTVRVARKAKAASVAAGLEHKAEEAARLLSAMANPKRLMVLCNLIDGERAVGDLAEQVGLRQAALSQHLAMMRALDLVATRRDGQTIYYRLASDEVREVLQTLYRLYCA; this is translated from the coding sequence ATGACAGTGCGGGTCGCACGCAAAGCGAAGGCCGCTTCGGTGGCTGCGGGTCTGGAACACAAGGCGGAGGAGGCTGCGCGCCTGCTGTCGGCGATGGCCAACCCGAAGCGGCTCATGGTGTTGTGCAACCTGATCGACGGCGAGCGCGCCGTGGGGGACCTCGCCGAGCAGGTGGGTTTGCGCCAGGCGGCGCTGTCCCAGCACCTCGCGATGATGCGCGCGCTCGATCTGGTTGCGACCCGGCGCGACGGCCAGACGATCTATTACCGCCTGGCGAGCGACGAGGTCCGCGAGGTTCTGCAGACGCTGTATCGGCTGTATTGCGCCTGA
- a CDS encoding MFS transporter has protein sequence MLVIWLALATFAIGTEAFVIAGLLPAISADLGISPATAGQLVTAYSLAYAIGSPLLAVVLNNVDRKTVLILALAVFIASNLLAVIAPGYPLLIISRVLMALGAGLCTPTAIGVAVAISAPERRGRAVALVTSGLTVATVIGVPLGTFVGSQASWRATFALVAALGALALIGVLLRVPAKLPHAAPSLGSRLAIARHASVIYAVVTTMLWAIGGLTVFTYLAVPLHGLGFTTNQISVALLVFGSAAAVGNVLGGILADRIGPTPTMALSLAGMAAALGMLSVTVKTASPELSHVLVLVPIGVWGLCGWSFFPAQAASLIRIEPQAATVALSLNSSFMYFGFALGGALGGIVLSTAAPADLGWVGGLSVGAGLAVLILRHRRERLKPV, from the coding sequence ATGCTGGTGATCTGGCTGGCTTTGGCGACGTTCGCGATCGGGACCGAAGCGTTCGTGATCGCGGGCTTGTTGCCCGCGATCTCCGCCGATCTTGGAATCTCACCAGCCACCGCGGGTCAGCTGGTGACCGCCTATTCCCTGGCCTATGCGATCGGCTCGCCCCTGCTCGCCGTGGTCCTCAACAATGTCGACCGCAAGACGGTGCTGATCCTGGCGCTCGCCGTCTTCATCGCGAGCAACCTACTCGCTGTCATCGCGCCAGGCTATCCGCTGCTGATCATCTCACGCGTTCTCATGGCCCTCGGCGCCGGGCTTTGCACGCCGACTGCGATCGGCGTTGCGGTGGCGATCTCGGCACCGGAGCGGCGCGGCCGCGCCGTCGCGCTGGTGACCTCGGGCCTCACCGTCGCAACGGTGATCGGCGTCCCGCTCGGCACCTTCGTCGGGAGCCAGGCGTCCTGGCGCGCGACCTTCGCTCTGGTGGCGGCGCTCGGCGCCCTCGCCCTGATCGGCGTGCTCCTGCGGGTGCCGGCCAAGCTGCCCCATGCGGCTCCGAGCCTCGGCAGCCGCCTTGCGATCGCTCGCCATGCCTCCGTCATCTATGCGGTTGTAACGACGATGCTGTGGGCGATCGGCGGCCTGACCGTCTTCACCTATCTGGCGGTTCCGCTGCACGGTCTCGGCTTCACCACCAATCAGATCAGCGTGGCACTCCTGGTATTCGGCTCCGCCGCCGCGGTGGGCAACGTCCTCGGCGGAATCTTGGCCGATCGCATTGGGCCGACCCCGACAATGGCATTGAGCCTCGCCGGCATGGCCGCAGCACTTGGCATGCTGTCGGTGACGGTGAAAACGGCCTCTCCTGAGCTGAGCCATGTCCTCGTGCTGGTGCCGATCGGCGTCTGGGGTCTCTGCGGCTGGAGCTTCTTTCCGGCTCAGGCGGCGAGCTTGATCCGGATCGAGCCTCAGGCTGCGACAGTTGCGCTGTCGCTCAACTCCTCGTTCATGTATTTCGGCTTCGCCCTTGGCGGTGCGCTCGGGGGAATCGTGCTCTCGACCGCCGCGCCGGCCGATCTCGGTTGGGTAGGCGGCCTCAGCGTCGGCGCCGGGCTGGCGGTTCTCATCCTCCGACACCGTCGCGAGCGATTGAAACCGGTATAA
- a CDS encoding ROK family transcriptional regulator: protein MNGEDGLRLVRSRQETRAAILGYLWCSGGSFRPDLAQGVALTEASISRIISDLKAEGVIQESRRAVPYRGGPSQFVTLSSAIAVAAIEISNNRLYAAIGTLAGETLYAQPHELPDGLGAPDVSATIARTVGELGGWATRNGIALEQLAVSIPGYDPESRASPIVALDAAELADVVQRALPGTPTRMTNSMVARAVGHRLQMGTGVLGGSYFFVFVGHGVGAAIVDELAESGDVETCEIGHVVIERGGRCCRCGHGGCLEPYVSTVALADILRVQESELIGAGDRWPEIYRISSAARAEIRARLARLGLAIGNALNLNRQRNVVIAGWPSALPAEDRAIVMAAIGESRLGGLQGITLSFSEASLGREPQAGLALAAFSFIRRSGARRAQLKQSISS from the coding sequence ATGAACGGGGAGGATGGTTTGCGGCTGGTCCGGAGTCGGCAGGAAACGAGGGCAGCCATCCTCGGCTACCTCTGGTGTTCCGGCGGCTCGTTCCGGCCGGACCTCGCCCAGGGTGTTGCGCTGACCGAAGCCAGCATCTCGCGTATCATCAGCGATCTCAAAGCCGAGGGCGTCATCCAGGAGAGCCGGCGCGCGGTGCCCTATCGTGGCGGTCCGAGCCAGTTCGTCACCTTGAGCAGCGCCATCGCGGTCGCGGCCATCGAGATCTCCAACAATCGTCTCTATGCCGCCATCGGCACGCTCGCCGGCGAGACGCTTTACGCGCAGCCTCACGAACTGCCCGATGGTCTCGGCGCCCCTGACGTGTCAGCGACAATCGCGCGGACCGTCGGCGAGCTCGGCGGTTGGGCGACGCGGAATGGCATCGCGCTGGAGCAGCTGGCCGTCTCGATTCCCGGATACGATCCGGAATCGCGCGCCAGCCCGATCGTGGCGCTCGATGCTGCCGAGCTTGCTGATGTCGTGCAGCGCGCCCTGCCGGGCACCCCGACACGCATGACCAATTCGATGGTGGCGCGCGCCGTTGGCCATCGGCTGCAGATGGGCACGGGTGTGCTCGGCGGCTCGTATTTCTTCGTGTTCGTCGGCCATGGCGTCGGCGCGGCCATCGTCGACGAGCTTGCCGAAAGCGGCGATGTCGAGACCTGCGAGATCGGCCACGTCGTCATCGAGCGCGGCGGCCGCTGCTGTCGCTGCGGTCATGGCGGCTGCCTCGAACCCTACGTCTCGACCGTTGCGCTCGCCGACATTCTCCGGGTGCAGGAAAGCGAGTTGATCGGCGCCGGCGATCGCTGGCCCGAAATCTATCGCATCTCCAGCGCGGCACGGGCGGAGATCAGGGCACGCCTCGCCCGGCTCGGTCTCGCGATCGGCAACGCGCTCAATCTCAACCGTCAGCGCAATGTAGTCATCGCAGGGTGGCCAAGCGCTCTGCCAGCCGAGGATCGCGCCATCGTCATGGCGGCGATCGGCGAGTCGCGCCTCGGCGGGCTGCAGGGCATCACGCTCAGCTTTTCCGAGGCCAGCCTCGGGCGCGAGCCACAGGCGGGGCTGGCGCTCGCCGCCTTCTCGTTCATCCGCCGCAGCGGCGCGCGTCGCGCGCAACTCAAGCAGTCGATCTCGAGCTGA
- a CDS encoding Dps family protein, with protein sequence MSKAKSDKTAPELDTPTDLSPDAVNKIQTALNTLLADAFALYLKTKNFHWHVSGRHFHDYHEMLDEQSDAIFATTDQLAERVRKLGGTTLKSISQISKLQTIKDNNEEYVPPREMLRELMEDNKHIAAAMRKAHELCDDNDDPATAGLLENFIDETERRTWFLFEASRQEGSNAA encoded by the coding sequence GTGAGTAAAGCAAAGTCCGACAAGACTGCCCCCGAGCTCGATACCCCGACCGATCTGTCCCCCGATGCCGTGAACAAGATCCAGACGGCGCTGAACACGCTGTTGGCGGACGCCTTCGCGCTTTACCTCAAGACCAAGAATTTCCACTGGCACGTCAGCGGCCGGCATTTTCATGACTACCATGAGATGCTCGACGAACAGTCGGATGCGATCTTCGCCACCACGGACCAACTGGCCGAGCGTGTCCGCAAGCTCGGCGGCACGACGCTCAAATCGATTAGCCAGATCAGCAAGCTGCAGACCATCAAGGACAACAACGAAGAATATGTGCCGCCGCGCGAAATGTTGCGGGAGTTGATGGAGGACAACAAGCATATCGCGGCCGCGATGCGGAAGGCGCACGAGCTGTGCGACGATAACGACGATCCAGCGACCGCGGGTTTGCTCGAGAACTTCATCGACGAGACCGAGCGCCGCACCTGGTTCCTGTTCGAGGCCAGCCGCCAGGAAGGCAGCAACGCGGCGTGA
- a CDS encoding helix-turn-helix transcriptional regulator encodes MSRALHHPTRDQIELPAVLDCLGDPIRLAIVYNLAKLEHVAGELRCGDFNALSGKSNLAYHYARLREAGLIQTRISGTTRFIRLRRDDLEARFPGMLTTIISAATRDAARLQLPECEIATEA; translated from the coding sequence ATGAGTCGAGCCCTCCATCATCCCACCCGCGATCAGATCGAGCTGCCAGCGGTCCTGGACTGCCTGGGGGATCCGATCCGGCTCGCCATCGTGTATAATCTGGCCAAACTGGAGCACGTGGCGGGCGAGCTGCGCTGCGGCGATTTCAATGCGCTCAGCGGCAAATCCAATCTCGCCTATCACTACGCCCGGCTCCGCGAGGCGGGTCTGATTCAGACGCGCATCTCGGGCACCACCCGTTTCATTCGGCTGCGTCGCGATGATCTCGAAGCGCGCTTTCCGGGGATGCTGACGACCATCATCTCTGCCGCGACCCGCGACGCCGCACGGCTTCAACTGCCCGAGTGCGAGATCGCGACGGAGGCATGA